In one Grus americana isolate bGruAme1 chromosome 1, bGruAme1.mat, whole genome shotgun sequence genomic region, the following are encoded:
- the LPAR6 gene encoding LOW QUALITY PROTEIN: lysophosphatidic acid receptor 6 (The sequence of the model RefSeq protein was modified relative to this genomic sequence to represent the inferred CDS: inserted 1 base in 1 codon), translated as MVSSNCSTEDSFKYTLYGCIFSMVFVLGLIANCVAIYIFTCTLKVRNETTTYMLNLAISDLLFVFTLPFRIYYFVARNWPFGDILCKISVTLFYTNMYGSILFLTCISVDRFLAIVHPFRSKTLRTKRNAKIVCVAVWITVLAGSTPASFFQSTNLRNNTAERTCFENFSEDTWKTYLSRIVIFIETVGFFIPLILNVTCSTMVLRTLNKPITLSRNKLSKKKVLKMIFVHLVIFCFCFVPYNITLILYSLMRTQTWINCSVVTAVRTMYPVTLCIAVSNCCFDPIVYYFTSDXNSKFDKKEPVHKTTGHQIL; from the exons ATGGTAAGCTCTAATTGTTCCACTGAGGACTCCTTTAAATATACTTTATATGGGTGTATCTTTAGTATGGTGTTTGTTCTTGGCCTCATAGCCAACTGTGTTGCTATCTACATTTTTACTTGTACTTTAAAAGTGCGAAATGAGACCACGACTTACATGCTTAACTTAGCAATATCAGATCTGCTTTTTGTGTTTACATTACCCTTCAGGATTTATTACTTTGTAGCGAGAAACTGGCCATTTGGAGACATTCTTTGCAAGATTTCTGTCACCCTCTTTTATACAAATATGTAtggcagcattttatttctgacttgCATAAGCGTAGATCGCTTTTTAGCTATAGTACACCCTTTTCGATCTAAGACTCTCCGAACCAAAAGGAACGCAAAAATTGTCTGCGTTGCAGTATGGATAACCGTGTTAGCAGGCAGCACACCAGCAAGCTTTTTCCAGTCTACAAACCTCCGTAATAATACGGCAGAAAGaacatgttttgaaaacttttcGGAGGACACATGGAAAACCTACCTATCCCGGATTGTTATCTTCATTgaaacagttgggttttttattccaCTCATCTTGAACGTGACCTGCTCCACTATGGTCTTACGGACTTTGAATAAACCGATTACATTAAGTCGGAATAAATTAAGCAAGAAAAAGGTACTCAAAATGATTTTTGTCCATTTGGTGatattctgcttctgctttgtgcCTTATAACATTACCTTAATACTTTACTCTCTTATGAGAACACAGACCTGGATTAATTGCTCAGTGGTAACTGCAGTCAGGACTATGTACCCTGTTACTCTGTGCATCGCAGTTTCGAACTGCTGTTTTGACCCTATAGTCTATTACTTTACATCGG ACAATTCAAAATTCGATAAAAAAGAACCGGTCCACAAGACTACGGGACACCAGATTCTCTGA